From Hydra vulgaris chromosome 15, alternate assembly HydraT2T_AEP, one genomic window encodes:
- the LOC136092065 gene encoding uncharacterized protein LOC136092065 — MVPVSELSFEQRVHIVLLDEESVSERKIAKRIKILKTRVHNTIKCFKETGQYCDLPRPGQPRKIEKHGDRRNTRLSMSNRKLTASQIVREYNETAEKLVCVRTIRNRLMKAELRGRVAAKKPLLREAMR, encoded by the coding sequence ATGGTTCCAGTTTCAGAATTAAGCTTTGAACAGAGAGTTCACATTGTTTTACTTGATGAAGAAAGTGTTTCAGAAAGAAAAATTgccaaaagaataaaaatactaaagactAGAGTTCACAATACAATCAAATGTTTCAAGGAAACTGGTCAATATTGTGACTTACCACGACCTGGACAGCCTAGAAAGATAGAAAAACATGGTGATCGTCGTAATACGAGATTATCTATGTCAAACAGAAAATTAACAGCTTCACAAATAGTGAGAGAATACAATGAAACTgctgaaaaacttgtttgtgtCCGGACAATAAGAAATCGTTTGATGAAAGCTGAACTTAGAGGACGTGTAGCTGCCAAAAAACCGTTGCTAAGAGAAGCAATGAGGTGA